From the bacterium genome, the window CATGGAAACTCAATGTGATCCAATACTCGAAATTGAGAAACCCATAATCAGAAAATGCATCGCTTAACTTAACACGTATGCCCCCAAACCCCCAATTCTTGGGGGCTTTTTAGGTGTGCACTTTTAAAACTTAAATCGCTTAAAAACTGTGCACTTTTAAATTTTATCTGACAACGCAAATTACCTAATTGACTATGGATATATCTTATGATAGCCTTGACGAATAAACACAGGACATATTGTTAGTGCAAAATAAGAGTTTAAATTTAATCATTTTCCAAGTTATTATATTTCTATTTTCCCCAAGAAATGTTTTTGCAATTAGCAAAATTGAACGAATGCTAAAGGACCATCCTGTTAAATTTAGTTTCATAATCTTTGGCGTTTGTGGAGTTTTTGTAGGTGTCTTGTTACTACTGAGTTATTATAAAGAAATTTTCAGGATAATCGAATCTCTTATAACAAGCAAAACGAAAACACCAAAAAGATCTAAAATTCCGGAAGGCAAGATTGGAGATATATCCCTGCCAAATGCAAGATTGATCGTTGAAGAAGCAGAGGGAAAAGTCAAAGAATTTCTTATAACCTCAAGAAAGGAATTCTGGATCGGCAGAGATGAGGATAACCAATTAATTCTGGATGAAGTAACTGTATCAAGAAGACATTCAAAGATCAGGCCACAGATAGATGGATATGCAATATATGACTTAAACTCCAGAGGCGGTACATTCATAAATGGAAAGTCTGTTCAATCCCAGATATTAAAAACAGGTGATGAAATAGGAATTGCAAATATAAATGCAAATATTATCTTTAGAAAACAAGGTGAAGAAATAGTTAGGATAGACACTAAAGAAAGAGAGAAAGCATATACTGGTGCTGATCACAGAAAGTACCCTCGTCTGGATATGAAAGTAGCTGTCAATTACCTTGCATATTCTCCAACAGGCATGAAGGATGCCCAAACTTATACAAAAAATATAGGTGGTGGTGGGGTTTGTATAAAGACAGCTGACTGTATAACAAGAAGTACAATCCTGGAGCTGGAAATAAAGATTCCTGGTTATGGCTCTCAAATTGATGC encodes:
- a CDS encoding FHA domain-containing protein — protein: MLKDHPVKFSFIIFGVCGVFVGVLLLLSYYKEIFRIIESLITSKTKTPKRSKIPEGKIGDISLPNARLIVEEAEGKVKEFLITSRKEFWIGRDEDNQLILDEVTVSRRHSKIRPQIDGYAIYDLNSRGGTFINGKSVQSQILKTGDEIGIANINANIIFRKQGEEIVRIDTKEREKAYTGADHRKYPRLDMKVAVNYLAYSPTGMKDAQTYTKNIGGGGVCIKTADCITRSTILELEIKIPGYGSQIDALARVIYSKKRRMDNDFDTGVLFTDIFDEEREYIIDYTNSKITR